The Cryptosporangium minutisporangium genome has a window encoding:
- a CDS encoding response regulator transcription factor, with protein sequence MTRSDPPVRRPGPPLPGASDRPPANERRRDHELAALQLLVVDGVRLYREGLAVVLAREHGVGRVLTAHDACSAADELREHQPDVVLINVADGNHDLVRAVRASAPDTAIVVVGVSESEKDVVACAEAGVAGYLLRTEPMEHLLRVMRSVLAGETLCSPRTTALLLRRVQALAARQVPGRRAVPALTAREEDVLDLLDVGLSNQEIGDRLGITVRTVKNHVHNILEKVGARRRGEAVAAYRRSRVVGSADPAGRRT encoded by the coding sequence GTGACCCGCTCGGATCCACCAGTTCGCCGGCCCGGCCCGCCGCTGCCCGGCGCGTCCGACCGACCCCCGGCGAACGAGCGACGCCGGGATCACGAGCTGGCCGCCCTGCAACTGCTCGTCGTCGACGGCGTCCGGCTCTACCGGGAGGGCCTCGCGGTCGTACTGGCCCGGGAACACGGCGTGGGCCGGGTGCTCACCGCGCACGACGCCTGCTCGGCCGCCGACGAGCTGCGTGAGCACCAGCCGGACGTCGTCCTGATCAACGTCGCGGACGGCAACCACGATCTCGTCCGCGCCGTCCGGGCGTCGGCGCCGGACACCGCGATCGTCGTCGTCGGTGTGTCCGAGTCGGAGAAGGACGTCGTCGCCTGCGCCGAGGCGGGCGTCGCCGGATACCTGTTGCGCACCGAGCCGATGGAGCACCTGCTCCGGGTGATGCGGTCGGTGCTGGCCGGCGAGACGCTGTGCTCGCCCCGGACCACGGCGCTGCTGCTCCGCCGGGTCCAGGCGTTGGCGGCGCGGCAGGTACCGGGCCGGCGCGCGGTGCCGGCCCTCACCGCCCGCGAGGAGGATGTCCTCGATCTGCTCGATGTGGGCCTTTCGAACCAGGAGATCGGCGACCGGCTCGGCATCACGGTCCGCACGGTGAAGAACCACGTACACAACATCCTGGAGAAAGTCGGGGCTCGGCGCCGCGGCGAGGCGGTGGCGGCGTACCGCAGGAGTCGCGTCGTCGGTTCCGCGGATCCGGCGGGGCGCCGGACCTGA